In Capsicum annuum cultivar UCD-10X-F1 chromosome 11, UCD10Xv1.1, whole genome shotgun sequence, one genomic interval encodes:
- the LOC107852857 gene encoding uncharacterized lipoprotein syc1174_c isoform X3: MIVPTGVGAAIGGYAGDALPVARALSSVVDCLIAHPNVLNAAMLYWPIPNALYVEGYALDRFAEGLWALQPVHQNRVGLVFDAGIEEELLIRHLQVVDATRASLGLPIVGYTVTDTPLLVEKWVDPASGQSTGRIQRPDSLLRAVENLQNRSKVDAVAVVARFPDDDTEDLDDYRQGVGIDLLAGVEAVISHLVVKNFQIPCAHAPAVLPPQLSISVCPKSAAEEIGFTFLPCVLAGLSTAPQYLVKGNNFSDDCIVAGDVDSVILPIDACRGDGALAFSRRKRNRPLIIAVEENETVLNDTPDSLVIDALKVSNYWEAIGVIAAHKAGIDPNSLRRNRINNIATTSFVPSNGYAISSAKSFV, translated from the exons GCTTTGCCCGTAGCTCGAGCTCTTTCCTCTGTTGTTGACTGCCTTATCGCTCATCCTAAT GTTCTTAATGCAGCAATGCTGTACTGGCCCATACCGAATGCACTCTATGTTGAAGGCTATGCACTTGATCGATTTGCTGAAGGCCTCTGGGCACTGCAACCAGTACATCAAAATCGG GTGGGATTGGTTTTTGATGCTGGGATAGAGGAAGAGCTTCTTATTCGCCATCTACAAGTAGTTGACGCAACAAGAGCTTCTCTTGGATTGCCTATTGTGGGATACACTGTAACTGATACACCTCTACTG GTGGAGAAATGGGTTGACCCAGCAAGTGGCCAATCAACAGGGAGGATTCAGCGTCCAGATTCGCTACTGAGAGCTGTGGAGAACCTGCAAAATAGGTCTAAGGTAGATGCGGTTGCAGTTGTGGCACGCTTTCCAGACGATGATACTGAAGACTTGGATGATTATCGACAAGGAGTG GGGATCGATCTTTTGGCAGGTGTGGAGgctgttataagtcatttagtgGTGAAAAATTTCCAGATTCCATGCGCGCATGCCCCCGCCGTATTGCCTCCTCAATTAAGCATTTCAGTATGTCCAAAATCAGCTGCTGAAGAG ATAGGATTTACCTTCTTGCCGTGTGTCCTTGCTGGGCTTAGCACTGCACCACAGTATTTGGTCAAGGGCAATAATTTTTCAGATGACTGCATTGTAGCTGGTGATGTTGACAGCGTGATTCTACCGATTGATGCTTGTCGTGGAGATGGTGCTCTTGCATTTTCCAGACGTAAAAGAAACAGG CCTCTAATAATTGCTGTTGAAGAGAATGAAACAGTTCTGAATGATACACCAGATTCACTTGTCATTGACGCT TTGAAGGTGTCAAACTACTGGGAAGCCATAGGTGTAATTGCAGCACACAAAGCAGGAATAGATCCAAATTCTCTTAGAAGGAATAGAATCAACAACATTGCAACAACTTCTTTTGTTCCTTCAAATGGTTATGCTATATCGAGTGCCAAATCATTTGTTTGA
- the LOC107852851 gene encoding peptidyl serine alpha-galactosyltransferase, which yields MVLLMEKKAILMVLVLLLLLTLSSLISCQEQKKVDTKKAPWRIHTLFSVECQNYFDWQTVGLMQSYRKAKQPGPITRLLSCTDEERKGYKGMELAPTFEVPSMSRHPKTGDWYPAINKPAGVVHWLKHSKEADNVDWVVILDADMIIRGPIVPWEIGAEKGKPVSAYYGYLIGCDNILAKLHTKHPEFCDKVGGLLAMHIDDLRALAPLWLSKTEEVREDRAHWPTNYTGDIYGTGWISEMYGYSFGAAEVGLRHKINDNLMLYPGYVPREGVEPILMHYGLPFTVGNWSFDKLKHHQDDIVYDCNRLFPEPPYPREVTQMEPDHNKRRGLFLNVECINTMNEGLLLQHAAFGCPKPKWSKYLSFLKSKTFAELTQPKRLTTQSRQMMEVEHKEVDNEPEKPHPKIHTIFSTECSPYFDWQTVGLVHSFYKSGQPGNITRLLSCTDEDLKQYKGHDLAPTHYVPSMSRHPLTGDWYPAINKPAAVLHWMNHVKTDAEYIVILDADMIMRGPITPWEFKAHRGRPVSTPYDYLIGCDNILAKLHTRHPENCDKVGGVIIMHVDDLRKFALQWLHKTEEVRLDRSHWSKNITGDVYEAGWISEMYGYSFGAAELNLRHVISDKILIYPGYVPAPDVKYRVFHYGLEYRVGNWSFDKANWRHTDLVNKCWAKFPDPPDPSSLDQTDNNALQRDLLSIECATTLNEALRLHHERRKCPDPNTISTPKRERVNQERVNETKTNAETRTDAETRTGVETRADAETRNGVETRADTETRTDAETRMAVETTTSRKFGNADDVQALRHDEMPKNNSQKSSSQVETSNGTFTSMRFWIMVLWAVSIFLFLGVMSVVLKGRKGLKKRGKGYKAKRRTSYSGFWDTNGQDRHLRNAETA from the exons ATGGTGTTACTGATGGAGAAAAAAGCAATCTTGATggtattggtgttgttgttgttgttgacactGAGTAGTTTAATCAGTTGTCAAGAACAGAAAAAAGTTGATACAAAAAAGGCACCATGGAGGATCCACACATTGTTTTCTGTAGAATGTCAGAATTATTTTGATTGGCAAACTGTTGGATTAATGCAAAGTTATAGGAAGGCAAAGCAACCTGGACCTATTACAAGATTGTTGAGCTGTACTGATGAAGAGAGGAAGGGGTATAAAGGGATGGAATTGGCTCCTACTTTTGAGGTTCCTTCTATGAGTAGACATCCTAAAACTGGTGATTG GTATCCTGCAATTAACAAACCAGCTGGAGTTGTTCACTGGCTTAAACACAGCAAAGAGGCAGATAATGTTGATTGGGTTGTCATACTGGATGCGGACATGATCATTCGAGGTCCAATTGTACCATGGGAGATCGGGGCAGAGAAAGGGAAGCCTGTTTCTGCGTATTATGG gTATTTAATTGGATGCGACAATATTCTTGCAAAGCTGCATACAAAGCATCCTGAATTTTGTGATAAGGTTGGTGGGCTATTAGCCATGCATATAGACGATCTTCGAGCTTTGGCACCCCTATGGCTTTCAAAGACTGAAGAAGTACGGGAAGACAGAGCCCACTGGCCAACCAACTATACTGGTGATATCTACGGAACAGGGTGGATCAGTGAGATGTATGGATATTCATTTGGTGCTGCTGAG GTAGGACTCCGGCATAAGATCAACGATAACTTGATGTTATACCCTGGCTATGTTCCACGAGAGGGTGTTGAACCTATTCTTATGCATTATGGCTTGCCTTTTACAGTTGGAAACTGGTCATTCGATAAACTAAAACATCATCAGGACGACATTGTCTATGATTGCAACCGGCTTTTTCCTGAACCTCCTTATCCCCGAGAG GTAACACAAATGGAACCTGATCATAACAAAAGGAGGGGGTTGTTTCTGAATGTAGAGTGCATTAATACCATGAATGAGGGCCTTTTGTTACAACATGCTGCCTTTGGATGCCCTAAGCCTAAGTGGTCAAAATATCTAAGCTTCCTAAAGAGTAAAACGTTCGCTGAACTAACTCAGCCAAAACGTTTGACTACCCAAAGCCGACAAATGATGGAGGTTGAACATAAAGAAGTTGATAATGAACCTGAAAAGCCACACCCAAAAATCCACACTATTTTCTCTACAGAATGCTCGCCTTACTTTGATTGGCAAACGGTGGGGCTTGTCCACAGTTTTTACAAGAGCGGTCAGCCAGGGAATATCACAAGGCTTCTAAGCTGTACAGATGAAGATTTAAAGCAATACAAAGGCCATGATCTAGCTCCCACCCACTACGTACCATCCATGAGTCGACATCCATTAACGggagattg GTATCCGGCAATCAACAAACCGGCTGCAGTTCTTCATTGGATGAATCATGTGAAGACAGATGCTGAATACATTGTAATTCTTGATGCCGACATGATCATGAGAGGACCGATAACACCATGGGAATTCAAAGCACATCGCGGCCGACCTGTTTCAACTCCTTATGA CTACCTTATTGGCTGTGACAACATACTGGCAAAGCTCCACACTCGCCATCCTGAAAATTGTGACAAGGTTGGTGGTGTAATCATTATGCATGTAGATGATCTACGGAAATTTGCGTTGCAGTGGCTTCACAAAACGGAGGAGGTTCGATTAGATAGATCTCATTGGTCCAAGAACATAACAGGAGATGTCTACGAAGCTGGATGGATTAGTGAGATGTATGGTTACTCATTTGGTGCCGCAGAG TTGAATTTGCGACACGTCATAAGCGACAAGATTCTGATATACCCTGGATATGTTCCTGCACCCGACGTAAAATATAGAGTCTTCCACTATGGCTTGGAATATAGGGTTGGTAACTGGAGTTTTGACAAAGCAAACTGGAGACACACTGACTTGGTTAACAAATGCTGGGCTAAGTTTCCTGATCCTCCTGATCCATCGTCACTTGATCAAACTGACAACAATGCCTTACAACGCGACTTGCTTAGCATAGAATGTGCAACGACATTGAATGAAGCGCTTCGTTTACACCACGAGAGAAGAAAATGTCCAGATCCTAACACTATTTCCACGCCCAAACGCGAAAGAGTAAATCAGGAGAGAGTCAATGAAACTAAAACCAATGCTGAAACTAGAACCGATGCTGAAACAAGAACCGGTGTTGAAACTAGAGCGGATGCTGAAACAAGGAACGGTGTTGAAACTAGAGCGGATACTGAAACAAGAACTGATGCTGAAACTAGAATGGCTGTTGAAACAACCACATCGAGGAAGTTTGGAAACGCTGACGACGTTCAGGCCTTGAGGCACGATGAAATGCCTAAAAACAATTCTCAGAAATCCTCGTCCCAAGTTGAAACATCAAACGGAACATTCACTTCCATGAGATTCTGGATCATGGTCTTGTGGGCGGTTTCAATCTTCCTCTTCTTAGGTGTCATGTCCGTTGTGCTTAAAGGCCGTAAGGGATTGAAAAAGAGAGGTAAAGGTTACAAGGCTAAGAGAAGAACTTCATATTCCGGTTTCTGGGACACGAATGGACAGGATAGACATCTACGCAACGCTGAAACAGCATAG
- the LOC107852849 gene encoding MYB-like transcription factor 4, whose product MRKPGCDNKEEMHKGSWSKQEDQKLIDYITKHGEGCWRDLPKAAGLLRCGKSCRLRWMNYLNPNLKRGNFSEDEDDLIIKLHALLGNRWSLIAGRLPGRTDNEVKNYWNSHLRRKLIKMGIDPKNHNISHYLRIKRLEYFQENGIKSENNAVISDATSSNCVTSSLPDLNSLP is encoded by the exons ATGAGAAAACCTGGTTGTGATAACAAAGAGGAAATGCATAAAGGATCTTGGTCTAAACAAGAAGATCAAAAACTCATTGATTATATCACTAAACATGGTGAAGGTTGTTGGAGAGATTTACCTAAAGCTGCTG GTCTGCTTCGTTGTGGAAAAAGTTGTAGGCTAAGATGGATGAATTATCTTAACCCAAATTTAAAAAGAGGAAATTTTTCTGAGGATGAAGATGATCTCATCATCAAGCTTCATGCTCTTCTTGGCAATAG GTGGTCCTTAATAGCTGGAAGATTGCCAGGAAGAACTGATAATGAAGTGAAGAATTATTGGAATTCCCATTTGAGAAGAAAACTTATAAAAATGGGAATCGATccgaaaaatcataatatttctcATTATCTTCGTATAAAAAGACTTGAATATTTCCAAGAAAATGGCATAAAATCAGAAAATAATGCAGTAATATCTGATGCTACAAGTTCTAATTGTGTTACAAGTTCATTGCCTGATCTTAATTCACTTCCATAG
- the LOC107852848 gene encoding myb-related protein Hv1, whose amino-acid sequence MDTKEKYMSKSKDDDGMLRCYGERENFSEEEEDLIIRLHALLGNRWSLIAERLPKRNDDEVMNYWNSHLKLKLTKMGIDPMDYRIHEYVHKKNLEFFSSKYKEFHPESSSPH is encoded by the exons ATGGacaccaaagaaaaatatatgagcAAGTCTAAAGATGATGATG GTATGCTTCGTTGTTATGGTGAAAGAGAGAATTTTTCTGAGGAAGAAGAAGATCTCATCATCAGGCTTCATGCCCTCCTTGGCAACAG GTGGTCATTAATAGCAGAAAGATTGCCGAAGCGCAATGATGATGAAGTGATGAATTATTGGAACTCCCATTTGAAACTAAAACTTACAAAAATGGGGATTGATCCAATGGATTATCGTATACATGAGTATGTTCATaagaaaaatcttgaatttttttcatcCAAATATAAAGAATTCCATCCAGAAAGTTCTTCTCCACATTAA